In Geminocystis sp. NIES-3709, a single genomic region encodes these proteins:
- a CDS encoding MerR family transcriptional regulator has product MDLETIKNKNKKWSIDEFVEVANRLLPLYLPDIRGNTKVTEEINIRLVRSYTSQKLMDEPIRQNRYAFYTYRHLLQLLLVKRLLSDGIGTTAINDLLTSKTNEELKGLLIGGIQIHITTAHPSLTQTSQKFSSNSTIPTNQDSSSNSALDFLADLKGKRSQSPSTLTGETKRNKFNSSNPNKNTMSASSDDDNEGMSALNEGFDQDSNVSRSSQVSSMGDKEENWTRLRVLDGLELHIRDDFIYPNSIKERESLIQLFGNIFSKRC; this is encoded by the coding sequence ATGGACTTAGAAACAATAAAAAACAAGAATAAAAAATGGTCAATTGATGAATTTGTGGAGGTAGCAAATCGGTTATTGCCCCTTTATCTTCCTGATATTAGAGGGAATACCAAAGTTACAGAAGAAATTAACATTCGTTTAGTACGAAGTTACACCAGTCAAAAATTGATGGATGAGCCTATTCGTCAAAATCGTTATGCTTTTTATACCTATCGTCATCTTTTACAGTTATTATTGGTCAAACGTTTATTAAGTGATGGTATCGGTACAACGGCGATTAATGATTTACTAACTTCAAAAACTAATGAGGAGTTAAAAGGTTTATTAATTGGAGGTATTCAGATTCATATTACTACGGCTCATCCTTCCTTAACTCAGACAAGTCAAAAGTTTAGCAGTAATTCAACCATCCCAACTAACCAAGATTCTAGCAGTAATTCCGCTTTAGACTTTCTCGCTGATTTAAAAGGGAAAAGAAGTCAATCACCCTCAACTCTGACAGGAGAAACAAAACGAAATAAATTTAACTCATCTAATCCGAACAAGAATACTATGTCTGCATCAAGTGATGACGATAATGAGGGTATGTCTGCGTTGAATGAGGGATTTGATCAGGATAGTAATGTCTCTCGCAGTTCACAGGTTTCATCTATGGGTGATAAGGAAGAAAATTGGACTCGTTTAAGGGTTTTAGATGGCTTGGAATTACATATTCGTGATGATTTTATTTATCCCAATAGTATCAAGGAGCGAGAGTCTTTAATACAACTTTTCGGCAATATTTTCAGTAAGCGGTGCTGA
- the gltB gene encoding glutamate synthase large subunit: protein MTYSLIPEKQGLYDPQNEHDACGVGFVVHKYGKKSHDTVQQALTILINLDHRGGCGAEPNTGDGAGILMQLPHEFMSKEAEKLGFALPEVGNYAVGMIFTSPKEEVRLKARALFEQVVAEEGQKVLGWRDVPTDNSDLGKSALICEPYVQQVFIAKNPNLNDSLAFERKLFVIRKRSHAVIKASNIDLYWYPATISSRTIVYKGMLRPEQVGKYYLDLNNPELQTALALVHSRFSTNTFPSWERAHPYRYITHNGEINTLRGNTNWMHARQALFESELFGEDMAKIQPIINMEGSDSLIFDNALEMLVLSGRSLPHAVMMMIPEPWSGHESMSAQKKAFYQYHSCLIEPWDGPASIAFTDGKQIGAILDRNGLRPSRYIVTKDGLVIMASEAGVLPIEPERVESKGRLQPGQMFLVDMEAGRIVADEEVKQPIITQKPYQKWLDEHLYTLDKLPSPSTPTPLPLGEGGNDDLIPLQQAFGYTFEDLRMLLVPMAQTGVESVGAMGVDTPLAVLSDKPKLLYDYFKQLFAQVTNPPIDSIREAIITSAETTIGREGNLLNPQPESCHLIALKTPVITNEELVKLKNLNSDGFKAHTVSILFNPKDGVKGLEDALEAIFNQVDKAIKEGCTHLILSDRGVDFNNAPIPALLAVAGLHHHLIRNGTRTLVGLILESAEPKEVHHFALLLGYGCGAINPYLAYETLNHMIEDKSLTGVDYDTAVYNYIKSVTKGVIKIAAKIGISTIQSYRGAQIFEAVGLNQSIIDKYFTRTASRLQGVDLKVIAQETIMRHSHAFPERQVNGHTLDVGGEYQWRKDGESHLFNPQTIHTLQQAVQLGDYQLFKKYSQMINDHGKHYFRLRDLLEFKQRESIPLEEVEPIENIMKRFKTGAMSYGSISKEAHESLAIAMNRIGGKSNTGEGGEDPERYTWTNEEGDSKNSAIKQVASGRFGVNSLYLSQAKEIQIKMAQGAKPGEGGQLPGKKVYPWIAKVRYSTPGVGLISPPPHHDIYSIEDLAELIHDLKNANRDARINVKLVSEVGVGTIASGVAKAKADVVLISGYDGGTGASPRTSIKHAGLPWELGLAETHQTLLLNNLRSRIVVETDGQMKTGRDVVVAALLGAEEFGFATAPLVTLGCIMMRVCHLNTCPVGVATQNPDLRAKFTGDPAYTVNFMKFIAEEMREIMAELGFRTVDEMIGRTDVLEPKGAIDHWKAKGIDISPILYQPEVDPSVGRYCTIKQDHGLDQSLDITTLLDLCKGAIENGDKVKATLPIKNINRVVGTILGNEITKKHWEGLPEDTVHLHFIGSAGQSLGAFVPKGVTLELEGDANDYIGKGLSGGKIIVYPDKKSTFPAEDNIIVGNVALYGATSGEAYISGIAGERFCVRNSGVTAIVEGVGDHGCEYMTGGRVVILGSTGRNFAAGMSGGVAYILDEKGDFASHCNTEMVGLETLDDASEIAELKQLITKHSEFTNSKKAQKILTNWEENIGKFVKVMPRDYKRVLQALKSAIDSGLTGDEALNAAFEANAQDVARVGGS, encoded by the coding sequence ATGACTTATAGTTTAATACCAGAAAAACAGGGATTATATGATCCACAAAATGAACACGATGCCTGTGGTGTGGGTTTCGTGGTGCATAAATACGGGAAGAAATCCCATGATACAGTACAACAAGCCTTAACTATTTTAATCAATTTAGATCATCGGGGGGGCTGTGGTGCAGAGCCTAACACGGGCGATGGTGCGGGGATTTTAATGCAGTTACCCCATGAATTTATGAGCAAAGAAGCCGAGAAATTAGGTTTTGCTTTGCCTGAAGTGGGTAACTATGCAGTGGGTATGATTTTTACTTCCCCTAAAGAAGAGGTGAGATTAAAAGCGAGAGCGTTATTTGAGCAAGTTGTCGCTGAAGAAGGGCAAAAAGTCTTAGGTTGGCGTGATGTGCCTACAGATAACTCAGATTTAGGCAAAAGTGCGTTAATTTGTGAGCCTTATGTACAACAGGTTTTCATCGCTAAAAATCCTAATCTTAATGATAGTCTAGCTTTTGAACGCAAATTGTTTGTCATCAGAAAACGATCGCACGCAGTCATAAAAGCAAGTAATATTGATCTTTATTGGTATCCAGCCACCATTTCTAGCCGTACTATTGTTTATAAAGGAATGTTGCGCCCTGAGCAAGTAGGCAAATATTACCTCGATTTGAATAACCCTGAGTTGCAAACCGCTTTAGCTTTAGTCCACTCTCGTTTTAGTACAAACACATTTCCAAGTTGGGAAAGAGCGCACCCTTACCGCTACATCACCCATAACGGCGAAATTAATACTCTAAGGGGTAATACTAATTGGATGCACGCTCGTCAAGCCTTATTTGAATCGGAGTTATTTGGGGAAGATATGGCAAAAATCCAACCCATTATCAACATGGAAGGTAGTGATTCTCTTATCTTTGATAATGCCTTAGAAATGTTGGTATTAAGTGGGCGCTCGTTACCCCATGCGGTAATGATGATGATTCCTGAGCCTTGGAGTGGGCATGAGTCTATGAGTGCGCAGAAAAAAGCATTCTATCAATATCACTCTTGTTTAATTGAGCCTTGGGATGGCCCTGCTTCGATCGCATTTACCGATGGTAAGCAAATTGGCGCTATACTCGATCGTAACGGTTTACGTCCATCACGCTACATCGTCACCAAAGATGGATTAGTCATCATGGCATCAGAAGCCGGAGTATTGCCCATTGAGCCAGAAAGAGTAGAATCGAAAGGAAGGCTACAACCCGGACAAATGTTTTTAGTGGATATGGAGGCAGGGCGCATCGTTGCCGATGAGGAAGTGAAACAACCTATCATCACCCAAAAGCCTTACCAAAAATGGCTAGATGAACATTTATACACCTTAGATAAATTGCCCTCACCCTCAACCCCTACCCCTCTCCCACTAGGCGAGGGCGGTAATGATGATTTAATTCCCTTACAACAAGCCTTCGGTTATACCTTTGAAGACTTGCGGATGTTACTTGTACCTATGGCGCAAACTGGTGTGGAGTCAGTAGGTGCAATGGGTGTTGATACGCCTTTAGCTGTGTTAAGCGATAAGCCCAAACTTCTATACGACTATTTTAAACAACTTTTCGCCCAAGTAACCAATCCGCCGATCGACTCTATTAGAGAAGCAATCATTACCTCCGCCGAAACTACCATCGGTAGAGAAGGAAATTTACTGAATCCTCAGCCCGAAAGTTGCCATCTTATCGCCCTCAAAACTCCTGTCATCACTAATGAAGAATTGGTGAAACTGAAAAATTTAAACAGTGATGGTTTTAAAGCTCATACCGTTTCAATTCTATTTAACCCCAAAGATGGAGTAAAAGGCTTAGAAGATGCCTTAGAAGCGATTTTCAATCAAGTAGATAAAGCAATTAAAGAGGGATGCACCCACTTGATTTTAAGCGATCGAGGGGTGGACTTTAACAACGCACCCATACCAGCATTATTAGCAGTAGCAGGATTACATCATCATCTCATCCGTAACGGCACACGAACCCTTGTAGGCTTAATTTTAGAATCAGCAGAGCCAAAAGAAGTACATCATTTTGCCTTGTTGTTAGGCTATGGTTGCGGTGCAATCAATCCCTACCTCGCCTATGAAACCCTTAACCACATGATTGAAGATAAATCATTGACAGGGGTTGATTATGATACGGCTGTTTATAACTACATCAAATCCGTTACCAAAGGGGTGATCAAAATTGCCGCCAAGATTGGTATTTCCACCATCCAAAGTTATCGAGGCGCACAAATTTTCGAGGCTGTCGGCTTAAATCAGAGTATCATTGACAAATACTTTACTCGTACCGCTTCTCGTTTACAAGGTGTTGATTTAAAAGTCATCGCCCAGGAAACAATTATGCGTCATAGCCACGCTTTCCCTGAAAGACAAGTTAACGGGCATACCTTAGACGTTGGTGGTGAGTATCAATGGCGCAAAGATGGTGAATCTCACCTTTTCAATCCCCAAACTATCCACACCTTACAACAAGCAGTGCAACTGGGAGATTATCAACTCTTTAAGAAGTATTCTCAAATGATAAATGATCATGGTAAGCACTATTTCCGTCTTCGTGACTTATTGGAGTTTAAACAACGGGAGTCTATTCCTCTTGAAGAAGTTGAGCCGATCGAAAACATCATGAAGCGCTTTAAAACGGGGGCGATGAGTTACGGTTCGATTTCCAAAGAAGCTCACGAATCTTTAGCTATTGCCATGAATCGTATCGGCGGTAAATCCAACACAGGGGAAGGAGGAGAAGACCCAGAGCGCTATACTTGGACTAATGAAGAAGGAGACTCGAAAAATAGTGCCATCAAACAGGTAGCTAGTGGACGTTTTGGTGTTAATAGCTTATACCTCTCCCAAGCCAAAGAGATACAGATAAAAATGGCACAGGGTGCGAAACCGGGTGAAGGTGGACAATTACCTGGCAAAAAAGTTTATCCTTGGATTGCCAAAGTGCGTTATTCTACCCCCGGTGTCGGTTTAATTTCTCCTCCTCCTCACCATGACATTTACTCCATTGAGGATTTAGCGGAGTTAATCCATGACTTGAAAAACGCTAACCGTGACGCAAGAATTAATGTCAAATTAGTGTCTGAAGTGGGAGTAGGTACGATCGCATCTGGAGTTGCTAAGGCAAAAGCCGATGTAGTCTTAATCTCTGGATATGACGGAGGCACGGGGGCTTCTCCTCGCACATCTATTAAACACGCAGGACTACCGTGGGAATTAGGATTAGCAGAAACTCACCAAACCCTTTTATTAAATAACCTTCGCAGTCGCATCGTGGTAGAAACCGATGGACAAATGAAAACAGGGCGAGATGTGGTAGTAGCCGCCTTACTTGGTGCTGAAGAATTTGGTTTTGCCACTGCACCCCTCGTCACGTTAGGCTGTATCATGATGCGTGTGTGTCATCTCAATACCTGCCCTGTGGGTGTGGCTACCCAAAATCCTGATCTTCGTGCTAAATTTACAGGTGATCCTGCTTATACCGTCAATTTCATGAAGTTTATCGCTGAAGAAATGCGGGAAATTATGGCAGAATTAGGCTTCCGCACAGTGGATGAGATGATAGGGCGTACTGATGTATTAGAACCTAAAGGTGCGATCGATCATTGGAAAGCTAAAGGTATTGATATATCTCCGATCCTTTATCAGCCTGAAGTTGATCCTAGTGTTGGGCGTTATTGTACCATTAAACAAGATCATGGTTTAGATCAATCCCTCGATATAACCACTTTACTGGATTTATGTAAAGGTGCGATCGAAAATGGAGACAAAGTTAAAGCGACTTTACCCATTAAAAACATTAACCGTGTGGTTGGTACAATTTTAGGTAACGAGATTACTAAAAAACATTGGGAAGGCTTACCCGAAGATACCGTGCATTTGCATTTTATCGGTAGTGCAGGGCAAAGTTTAGGGGCATTTGTTCCCAAAGGAGTCACCCTCGAATTAGAAGGAGATGCTAACGACTATATCGGTAAAGGCTTAAGCGGTGGTAAAATCATCGTCTATCCTGACAAAAAATCTACCTTCCCTGCCGAAGATAATATCATCGTGGGTAACGTAGCCCTTTACGGTGCAACCAGTGGCGAAGCCTATATTTCAGGTATTGCAGGTGAGCGTTTCTGTGTCCGTAACTCTGGTGTAACGGCGATCGTTGAGGGAGTAGGCGATCATGGTTGCGAATATATGACAGGAGGACGAGTTGTAATTCTTGGCTCAACAGGGCGTAACTTTGCCGCTGGTATGAGTGGAGGAGTTGCCTATATCCTCGATGAAAAGGGCGATTTTGCTTCCCATTGCAATACGGAAATGGTAGGTTTAGAAACCCTTGACGATGCCTCAGAAATTGCCGAATTGAAACAATTAATAACTAAACATTCCGAATTTACTAATAGTAAAAAAGCCCAAAAAATTCTTACTAATTGGGAAGAAAATATTGGTAAATTTGTTAAGGTAATGCCAAGAGATTATAAACGAGTTTTACAGGCGCTAAAAAGTGCGATCGACTCTGGTTTAACAGGGGATGAAGCCTTAAACGCAGCCTTTGAAGCCAACGCCCAAGATGTTGCCAGAGTCGGAGGAAGTTAA
- a CDS encoding M48 family metallopeptidase yields the protein MVNKQNFTELKTKYNISQENNNTYLYFILNKAEIDINLLNNTDWNYLKENDPKIYELLKEKKDTKDKNIENLAKELFTPVYNKFSFLFSITPSEILEYKHKFSIEYAIKTFKNILSSILLKLDSGSELKQTEIDYLKSNRLDESKFIKVLDFLKLKKQYKVLEYFNISPNDPLYSILKKLESDIQLTDKNLKFLKQNNLIYVLKTYELQLKKREEKFIKLKEKYQAISSSENSLNSILYQMLNNLESGQLLKTHELNWLTSNNLNDTIIIADFVALKFKYKATEIEDLSPSSNLYKVLKKIHLNIPLPENDLNFLKKRKLTETINIAMENYTNFLINKIGIGEELNQSELKWIEKNQRNDVIKLGKTKYFTKLKTQYEIQSFTDNSPESQLYFILQKLAQNQRLDAVDIAYLQDKNLFYSDSKIYICFNTIEAEFYEADYQKTGNKWNLPNISSHWRKADEPKKALNATENINFDKIKENKLKSAILTTRGGAFRDLNQLDDAEKCARKAIEYQPNSHHPYTLMGAICFDRYDRYEGERWFREAEKRGASHESINAEIKKSLERMKNKEKRIQIAKDLLKKDAKLYGWANKYLTKNSQNKK from the coding sequence ATGGTTAATAAACAAAATTTTACTGAACTTAAAACTAAATATAATATTTCCCAAGAAAACAATAATACCTATTTATATTTCATTTTAAATAAAGCTGAAATAGATATAAATTTATTAAACAATACTGATTGGAACTACTTGAAAGAAAATGATCCTAAAATCTATGAATTACTAAAGGAAAAAAAAGATACTAAAGACAAAAATATAGAAAATTTAGCAAAGGAATTATTTACTCCTGTTTATAATAAGTTTAGTTTTTTATTCAGTATAACTCCTAGTGAGATTTTAGAATATAAACATAAATTCAGTATAGAATATGCGATAAAAACATTTAAAAATATTCTATCCTCTATTTTACTAAAACTTGACTCAGGAAGTGAATTGAAACAAACAGAAATCGATTATCTAAAATCAAATAGATTAGATGAAAGTAAGTTTATTAAAGTATTAGATTTTCTCAAACTTAAAAAACAATATAAGGTGCTCGAATATTTTAATATTTCACCTAATGATCCTTTATATAGTATTTTGAAAAAATTAGAGAGTGATATACAATTAACGGATAAGAATCTTAAATTTCTAAAACAAAATAATCTTATTTATGTGTTAAAAACTTATGAGTTACAACTGAAAAAACGAGAGGAAAAATTTATTAAACTTAAGGAAAAATATCAGGCTATTTCTTCTTCAGAAAATTCTCTCAATAGTATTTTATACCAAATGTTAAATAATCTTGAAAGTGGTCAATTATTAAAAACTCATGAACTTAATTGGTTAACATCAAATAATCTTAATGATACAATAATTATTGCTGATTTTGTAGCCTTGAAATTTAAGTATAAAGCCACAGAAATTGAAGATTTATCCCCATCAAGTAATTTATATAAAGTTCTCAAAAAAATTCATTTAAATATTCCTTTACCTGAGAATGATCTTAATTTTTTGAAAAAGAGAAAATTAACAGAAACTATTAATATTGCAATGGAAAATTACACTAATTTTCTGATTAATAAAATAGGAATAGGAGAAGAATTAAATCAAAGTGAATTGAAGTGGATTGAAAAAAATCAGAGAAATGATGTGATAAAATTAGGCAAAACTAAATACTTTACCAAGTTAAAAACTCAATATGAAATTCAAAGTTTCACTGACAATTCTCCAGAAAGTCAATTATATTTTATTCTCCAAAAACTGGCTCAAAATCAACGTTTAGATGCTGTAGATATAGCTTATTTACAAGATAAAAATTTATTTTATTCTGATAGTAAAATTTATATTTGTTTTAATACGATTGAAGCTGAATTTTATGAAGCAGATTATCAAAAAACTGGTAATAAATGGAATCTTCCTAATATTAGTAGTCATTGGCGTAAAGCTGATGAGCCTAAAAAGGCTTTAAATGCTACTGAAAATATTAACTTTGATAAAATAAAAGAAAATAAATTAAAATCAGCTATTCTTACTACTAGAGGCGGTGCATTTCGGGATCTTAATCAATTAGATGATGCAGAAAAATGTGCGAGAAAAGCGATCGAATATCAACCTAATAGTCATCATCCTTATACTTTAATGGGAGCTATTTGTTTTGATCGTTATGATCGTTATGAAGGAGAAAGATGGTTTAGAGAAGCTGAAAAACGGGGAGCTTCTCATGAGTCTATTAATGCTGAAATTAAGAAATCTTTAGAAAGAATGAAAAACAAAGAAAAGAGGATACAAATAGCTAAAGATTTACTTAAAAAAGATGCTAAACTTTATGGTTGGGCTAATAAGTATTTAACTAAAAATAGTCAGAATAAAAAGTAG
- the acnB gene encoding bifunctional aconitate hydratase 2/2-methylisocitrate dehydratase, whose protein sequence is MTWLETYHQHAEERAKLGIPPLPLNAEQTSHLCEMLQNPSEGLKEELMMLLRDRIPPGVDEASYVKAGFLTAVAKGELTSPIISPQGAVSLLGTMMGGYNVQSLISLLKSKDSNVALEAANALSKTLLVFDAFNDVLELSDINPYAKQVIDAWANGAWFISKPKVPESITVTVFKVSGETNTDDLSPAPHATTRPDIPLHALAMLESRMPDGLETIAKLKEKGHPVAYVGDVVGTGSSRKSAINSVLWHIGNEIPFVPNKKGGGYVLGGKIAPIFFNTAEDSGALPIECDVNKLNTGDVITIYPYEGKITNEKGETITTFTLKPETILDEVRAGGRIPLLIGRALTDKTRQALGLESSNLFVRPIAPADTGKGFTLAQKMVGKACGVEGISPSTSCEPIMTTVGSQDTTGPMTRDELKELACLGFNADLTLQTFCHTAAYPKPVDIKTHKELPDFFSNRGGVALRPGDGIIHSWLNRMLLPDTVGTGGDSHTRFPLGISFPAGSGLVAFAAALGAMPLDMPESVLVKFTGELQPGVTLRDIVNAIPWVAMQEGKLTYGKGDKINVFNGRIMEMEGLPDLKVEQAFELTDATAERSCSGSTIKLSEETVAEYLRSNVSLMKNMIARGYQDARTLLRRIAKMEEWLANPSLMSADENAEYADIITVNLSEIKEPIVAAPNDPDNVKLMSECAGDKVDEVFIGSCMTNIGHYRAAAKILEGAGTVKGRLWVCPPTRMDESQLRNEGVYDVFVASGARTEMPGCSLCMGNQARVEDNATVFSTSTRNFNNRMGKGARVYLGSAELAAVCALLGKIPTVEEYMSIVSEKIDPFKGELYRYLNFNEIDNFEDEGRVIALEDMPKIEDILGIPV, encoded by the coding sequence ATGACTTGGTTAGAAACATATCATCAACACGCAGAAGAAAGAGCCAAATTGGGCATTCCCCCCTTACCCCTTAACGCCGAACAAACATCCCATCTGTGCGAAATGTTGCAGAATCCCTCTGAGGGATTAAAAGAAGAATTAATGATGTTACTCCGTGACAGAATCCCCCCCGGAGTCGATGAAGCATCCTACGTTAAAGCAGGATTTTTAACAGCAGTGGCAAAAGGTGAATTAACCTCTCCTATAATCTCCCCTCAAGGTGCTGTCAGCCTTTTAGGTACAATGATGGGTGGTTACAACGTACAATCTCTCATCAGCTTATTAAAATCCAAAGATAGCAATGTTGCCCTCGAAGCCGCTAACGCATTAAGCAAAACCCTTTTAGTTTTTGATGCCTTTAACGATGTATTAGAATTATCGGATATTAACCCCTACGCTAAACAAGTAATTGACGCATGGGCAAATGGTGCATGGTTTATCAGTAAGCCCAAAGTACCTGAATCCATTACCGTGACGGTGTTTAAAGTGTCGGGAGAAACCAACACCGATGACTTATCTCCTGCCCCCCATGCCACCACTCGCCCGGATATTCCCCTACACGCCCTCGCAATGTTAGAGTCGAGAATGCCAGACGGGTTAGAAACGATCGCCAAATTAAAAGAAAAAGGACACCCTGTGGCTTATGTCGGTGACGTAGTGGGAACAGGTTCTTCTCGTAAGTCTGCAATCAATTCCGTATTATGGCACATTGGTAATGAAATTCCTTTTGTACCCAATAAGAAGGGGGGCGGTTATGTATTAGGAGGCAAGATTGCACCTATCTTCTTCAACACTGCTGAAGATTCTGGGGCGTTACCCATCGAGTGCGATGTCAACAAGCTCAACACTGGGGATGTCATCACCATTTACCCCTATGAGGGCAAAATCACCAACGAAAAGGGCGAAACCATTACCACCTTTACCCTCAAGCCTGAAACCATTTTAGACGAAGTGAGAGCAGGAGGACGTATTCCCTTATTAATTGGCAGGGCTTTAACCGATAAAACCCGTCAAGCATTAGGATTAGAATCTAGTAACTTATTTGTAAGACCTATTGCTCCTGCTGATACTGGTAAAGGGTTTACTTTGGCTCAAAAAATGGTGGGTAAAGCCTGTGGTGTAGAAGGAATCAGCCCCAGCACTTCCTGCGAACCGATTATGACTACTGTTGGCTCTCAGGATACCACAGGACCAATGACTCGTGATGAATTAAAAGAATTGGCTTGTTTAGGTTTCAATGCTGACTTAACCTTACAAACCTTCTGTCATACCGCCGCCTATCCCAAACCCGTTGACATCAAAACCCACAAAGAATTACCAGATTTCTTCTCAAACAGAGGAGGAGTTGCTTTACGTCCGGGGGATGGTATCATTCACTCGTGGTTAAACCGTATGTTATTGCCTGATACTGTCGGCACTGGGGGCGATTCCCATACCCGTTTTCCCCTTGGTATTTCTTTCCCCGCAGGTTCAGGTTTAGTGGCATTTGCGGCAGCTTTAGGAGCTATGCCTTTAGATATGCCTGAGTCGGTGTTAGTCAAATTCACGGGAGAATTGCAACCAGGTGTGACTTTACGAGACATCGTTAACGCTATCCCTTGGGTAGCAATGCAGGAAGGCAAATTAACCTATGGTAAGGGGGATAAAATTAACGTCTTTAATGGGCGTATCATGGAAATGGAAGGCTTACCCGACTTAAAAGTTGAACAGGCTTTCGAGTTAACCGACGCTACGGCAGAGCGTTCTTGTTCTGGTAGTACAATTAAACTCAGTGAGGAAACGGTAGCGGAATATTTGCGATCGAATGTTAGCTTAATGAAGAATATGATTGCACGGGGTTATCAAGATGCTCGTACTTTATTACGCCGTATTGCCAAGATGGAAGAATGGTTAGCGAATCCTTCTCTCATGTCTGCGGATGAAAATGCCGAATATGCAGATATTATCACCGTCAACTTGAGTGAAATTAAAGAGCCGATCGTCGCGGCTCCCAATGATCCTGATAATGTTAAACTTATGAGCGAGTGTGCAGGTGATAAAGTTGACGAAGTGTTTATCGGTTCTTGTATGACAAATATCGGACATTATCGTGCGGCGGCGAAAATCCTTGAGGGTGCAGGTACTGTTAAAGGGCGTTTATGGGTATGTCCTCCGACTCGCATGGATGAATCACAGTTACGCAATGAAGGGGTTTACGATGTTTTTGTCGCTTCGGGTGCAAGAACTGAAATGCCGGGGTGTTCTCTGTGTATGGGGAATCAAGCGCGTGTGGAAGATAATGCAACTGTATTTTCTACTTCTACCCGTAATTTTAATAACCGTATGGGTAAAGGTGCAAGAGTGTATCTCGGTAGTGCTGAGTTAGCCGCCGTTTGTGCTTTATTGGGCAAAATTCCCACTGTAGAGGAGTATATGTCGATCGTATCTGAAAAAATCGATCCTTTTAAGGGCGAATTATACCGTTACTTAAACTTCAATGAAATTGATAATTTTGAAGATGAAGGGCGAGTAATTGCTTTAGAAGATATGCCGAAAATCGAAGACATTTTAGGAATACCAGTATAA
- a CDS encoding VWA domain-containing protein — protein sequence MSNVKPQVQFICLRDAISSDSVTNLDVIVRITVPEIPTNRQRPTLNLGLVIDRSGSMGGDKIKYARQAAIYAVQQLSESDRISVTIYDDQVEVIIPSQKATDKQNIINRINSITPRNMTALYDGWLEGATQVSKYLQPEHLNRVILLSDGLANVGETNPDVIGNDVNGLSKRGVSTTTMGIGDDFNEDLMQGMALSGDGNYYFIQNPDQLPSIFNTELQGIMATIGQKVSLGIKSFSPVELVDVFNDLEKTEYGRYKLPNLMAGNQVDVVLRLKVPPMSESAPLIKFRLAYDDSETQSRKVSNHQLQLPVVNSAQLNNYPFNEEVKAKVAQLMASRAKEEAVRSLDRGDIRGTRERLQEAKEEMMASGVAFDFIAPQMAEMDDLLVDLERGESKSMRKKAQYQNYNQRRSRP from the coding sequence ATGAGCAATGTTAAGCCTCAAGTGCAATTTATCTGTTTAAGGGATGCTATTTCATCGGATAGCGTAACGAATCTCGATGTGATTGTGAGAATCACTGTGCCTGAAATCCCGACTAATCGACAACGCCCGACTCTTAATTTAGGGTTGGTAATCGATCGATCGGGCTCAATGGGTGGTGATAAAATTAAGTATGCCCGTCAAGCGGCTATCTATGCAGTGCAACAATTATCGGAGTCGGACAGAATCAGTGTTACCATCTATGATGATCAAGTAGAAGTTATTATTCCCTCTCAAAAAGCCACTGACAAACAGAATATCATTAATCGAATTAATAGTATCACTCCTCGCAATATGACGGCGTTGTATGATGGTTGGTTAGAAGGGGCGACTCAGGTGAGTAAATATCTGCAACCCGAACATTTAAACCGTGTGATTCTCTTATCCGATGGCTTGGCAAATGTGGGAGAAACGAATCCTGATGTGATTGGAAATGACGTTAATGGGTTGAGTAAACGGGGTGTTAGCACTACGACAATGGGCATTGGCGATGATTTTAATGAGGATTTGATGCAAGGAATGGCTTTATCTGGGGATGGTAATTATTACTTTATCCAAAATCCAGATCAGTTACCAAGTATCTTCAATACTGAGTTACAGGGGATTATGGCAACCATTGGGCAAAAAGTCAGTTTAGGCATTAAATCTTTTTCTCCTGTGGAATTGGTGGATGTGTTTAATGATTTGGAAAAAACCGAATATGGGCGTTATAAATTACCGAATCTCATGGCAGGAAATCAAGTTGATGTGGTATTGCGGTTAAAAGTGCCTCCCATGTCAGAATCAGCACCTCTTATCAAATTCCGATTAGCCTATGATGACAGTGAAACCCAGTCAAGAAAAGTATCTAATCATCAGTTACAGTTGCCTGTAGTTAACTCTGCTCAGTTGAATAATTATCCTTTTAATGAGGAGGTAAAGGCAAAAGTTGCTCAGTTAATGGCTTCACGGGCAAAAGAAGAAGCGGTAAGAAGTCTTGATAGAGGTGATATACGGGGTACAAGAGAGCGTTTACAGGAGGCAAAAGAAGAAATGATGGCTTCTGGGGTAGCGTTTGATTTCATAGCACCTCAAATGGCGGAAATGGATGATTTATTGGTGGATTTAGAAAGGGGTGAAAGTAAATCCATGAGGAAAAAAGCCCAATATCAAAATTATAACCAACGCCGTAGCCGTCCATAA